Proteins encoded in a region of the Tripterygium wilfordii isolate XIE 37 chromosome 21, ASM1340144v1, whole genome shotgun sequence genome:
- the LOC119988954 gene encoding disease resistance protein RGA2-like has product MAETFLFNIAENVLGKIVSLAHEEICLAWGVESNMKKLVENLLSIKAVLLDAEEKKAHNHELRIWLGRLKDFLYDAEDVMDEFNYQGLRKQVVKEYGTIKTKVRRLFFPSSNPLAFRFKIGHKIKKLKGRLDDIAAQKSKFHLTELLTYGMGGHREREMTDSFVRASNIIGRDADKEKLMKFLLKSDDQAAGIISVIPIVGIGGLGKTTLAKMLYNDKRVDAHFQLKMWTCVPEDEFEKKKILVKMLKSLTDQDVSNLDTDQLQARIRDQLNGKKFLLVLDDVSMVERIRSKWVELRELLEIAAIGSKVIVTTRDDRVSEMLGTIEGYKLKRLPQEDCLCLLKKWAFKEGEEERYPYLLEIGEDIVKKCGGLPLAVRTLGTLLYSRNEERYWKSIRNDEIWKLKQDEGDILPALRLTYDQMPSELKQCFAVCSVFPKGYVFSSFMLAQFWMAHGLLQSPEGNQEPEYLGLQYVKELYSRSFFQDFEDYGYLYVFTMHDLVHDLALLVAQNECSTVNFQTKSIPEGVRHLSFSDAEALFGEEVPCLPQNPRNMRTILLQFERPTVTSESSIAACISKFRFLRSLDLSYSSFELLPSSIGDLKHLRSLLLCFNRRLKKMSNSICKLHNLQTLLLHGCVELEDLPRDIRNLISLRNLYITTKQKSLTVNGIGCLKSLRSLFLFRCTNLESLFEPTVHLPALRALHIDSCPNLVSLSHILRNLTALDTLIIRQCMHMDLMDEVEDGGQNLKLQLLVLAGLPQLTILPRWLQGSSETLECLCVGYSPNFSSLPEWLRNFKSLKTIAVADCPSLWSLPDSFGCLTNLKELKILNSPQLSERFQPEIGLVDQLLRQHHVGSRIVVLQSHKKVGTSLPKMFGIIEKLALMVFYRSISSKNVFF; this is encoded by the exons ATGGCAGAAACATTTCTATTCAATATTGCAGAAAATGTTTTGGGAAAGATAGTCTCTCTTGCCCATGAAGAAATATGTTTGGCATGGGGTGTAGAGAGCAATATGAAAAAGCTTGTTGAGAACTTATTATCCATCAAAGCTGTTCTCCTGGATGCCGAGGAGAAGAAGGCACATAACCACGAGCTGCGTATCTGGCTTGGGAGGCTTAAGGATTTCCTCTATGATGCCGAAGACGTGATGGATGAGTTTAATTATCAAGGGCTTCGCAAGCAAGTGGTGAAAGAGTATGGAACCATAAAAACCAAGGTACGCAGATTATTCTTTCCAAGCTCAAATCCACTTGCATTCCGTTTCAAAATAGGTCATAAGATTAAGAAGCTTAAGGGGAGACTAGATGATATAGCAGctcagaagtctaaatttcaTCTCACGGAGCTACTTACTTATGGCATGGGGGGGCACAGAGAAAGGGAGATGACAGATTCCTTTGTGCGTGCATCAAATATTATTGGAAGAGATGCTGATAAGGAAAAACTCATGAAGTTTCTATTGAAATCAGATGATCAAGCTGCAGGTATAATCTCTGTTATCCCTATTGTTGGAATAGGAGGGTTGGGAAAGACTACTCTAGCTAAGATGTTATACAATGATAAGAGAGTAGATGCacattttcaattgaaaatgtGGACGTGTGTccctgaggatgaatttgagaagaagaagatactaGTAAAAATGCTCAAGTCCTTAACTGATCAAGATGTTAGTAACTTGGATACTGACCAGTTACAAGCTCGCATTCGAGATCAACTAAACGGAAAGAAATTTTTACTTGTCTTGGACGATGTGTCGATGGTTGAACGTATTCGCAGTAAATGGGTTGAGCTGAGAGAATTGTTGGAAATTGCTGCCATTGGAAGTAAAGTGATTGTAACAACACGTGATGATAGAGTGTCTGAAATGCTGGGTACTATTGAAGGATACAAGTTAAAACGTCTTCCACAAGAGGATtgtttgtgtttattgaaaaaatgggcgttcaaagaaggagaagaggagcgCTACCCGTACCTCCTGGAAATCGGAGAGGACATAGTGAAGAAATGTGGAGGACTTCCTTTGGCGGTGAGGACCTTAGGGACCCTGCTCTACTCGAGAAATGAAGAACGGTACTGGAAATCCATAAGAAATGATGAGATATGGAAACTAAAACAGGATGAAGGGGACATTTTACCTGCACTAAGACTAACTTATGATCAAATGCCATCTGAATTGAAGCAATGTTTCGCTGTTTGTTCTGTCTTTCCAAAAGGTTATGTGTTCAGCAGTTTTATGTTGGCTCAGTTTTGGATGGCACACGGTCTACTTCAATCTCCAGAAGGAAACCAGGAACCTGAATATCTTGGCTTACAATATGTTAAGGAGTTATACTCAAGATCATTCTTTCAGGATTTTGAGGATTATGGTTATCTTTACGTGTTTACAATGCATGATTTGGTACACGATCTTGCACTCTTGGTTGCCCAAAATGAGTGCTCAACTGTCAATTTTCAAACCAAGAGTATACCTGAAGGTGTGCGCCATCTTTCATTCTCCGATGCAGAAGCTTTATTTGGTGAAGAGGTTCCATGTCTTCCACAAAATCCAAGAAATATGAGGACTATACTTCTCCAATTTGAACGACCAACAGTTACAAGTGAATCCTCCATTGCTGCATGTATCTCTAAGTTCAGGTTTCTAAGGTCGTTGGATCTAAGTTATTCATCATTTGAGTTGTTGCCCAGCTCTATTGGTGACCTAAAACATCTGAGATCTCTTCTCTTGTGCTTCAATCGTAGATTAAAGAAAATGTCCAACTCAATCTGCAAGCTCCACAATCTACAAACTCTACTCTTACATGGATGTGTAGAACTTGAGGATCTGCCAAGAGATATTCGGAACTTGATCAGCCTAAGAAATCTGTATATCACCACGAAACAGAAGAGTTTAACAGTGAATGGAATTGGGTGCCTGAAATCTCTCAGATCTCTGTTCCTGTTCAGATGCACCAATCTTGAATCCCTCTTTGAACCAACAGTACACCTCCCTGCTTTGAGAGCATTGCACATCGACTCTTGTCCTAACTTGGTGTCTTTGTCACACATTCTGAGGAACCTAACTGCATTAGATACATTGATAATTCGGCAATGTATGCACATGGATTTAATGGATGAGGTGGAAGACGGTGGTCAAAATTTGAAACTTCAGTTGCTAGTACTAGCTGGTTTGCCACAATTGACTATCTTGCCAAGATGGCTTCAAGGGTCTTCGGAGACTTTGGAATGCTTGTGTGTTGGATATTCTCCCAATTTTTCATCCTTGCCTGAGTGGCTGCGCAACTTCAAATCACTCAAAACGATTGCAGTCGCAGACTGTCCTAGCTTATGGTCTCTACCAGACTCCTTTGGTTGTCTCACAAACCTTAAGGAATTGAAGATTCTAAATTCTCCACAACTAAGTGAAAGATTCCAGCCAGAAATAG GCTTAGTTGATCAGTTGCTCAGGCAGCATCACGTAGGATCAAGGATCGTAGTCTTGCAGTCTCACAAGAAGGTCGGCACGTCGCTGCCAAAGATGTTTGGTATAATAGAGAAGCTAGCTTTGATGGTGTTCTACCGATCGATCTCCTCTAAAAATGTCTTCTTCTAG
- the LOC119987742 gene encoding disease resistance protein RGA2-like, giving the protein MAEIFLFSIAENVLGKIGSLAHEEICLARGVESNMKKLVENLLSIKAVLLDAEEKKAHNHELRIWLGRLKDFLYDAEDVMDEFNYQGLRKQVVKEYGTIQTKVRRLFFPSSNPLAFRFKIGHKIKKLKGRLDDIAAQKSKFHLTELVTYGMGGHREREMTDSFVRASNIIGRDADKEKLMEFLLKSDDQAAGIISVIPIVGIGGLGKTTLAKMLYNDKRVDAHFQLKMWACVPEDEFDKKKILVKMLKSLTDQDVNNLDTDQLQARIRDQLNGKKFLLVLDDVSIVERIRSKWVELKELLEVAASGSQVIVTTRNHRVSEMLGTTEGYKLKGLPQEDCLCLLKKWAFKEGEEERYPYLLEIGEDIVKKCGGLPLAVRTLGTLLYSRNEERYWKSIRNDEIWKLKQDEGDILPALRLTYDQMPSQLKQCFAICSVFPKDYLFNSSMLAQFWMAHGLLQSPDGNQEPEYLGFQYVKELYSRSFFQDFEEYGYLYVFTMHDLVHDLALLVAQNECSTVNFQTKSIPEGVRHLSISDAEVLFGEEVPCLPQNPRNVRSILFPFGEPTVTSESSIDACISKFRFLRSLDLRYSSFELLPSSIGDLKHLRSLLLCFNRRLNKISNSICKLHNLQTLNVYGCVELEDLPRDIRNMISLRTLDITTKQKSLTANGIGCLKSLRSLVLCRCTNLESLFEPTVHLPALRVLYIDSCPNLVSLSHILRNLTALDTLIIRKCMHMDLMDEVEDCGQKLKLRLLVLAGLPQLIILPRWLQGSSETLEYLCVGSSPNFSSLPEWLHNFKSLKTIAVADCPSLLSLPDSFGCLTNLKELKILNSPQLSERFQPEIGEEWPKIAHVPHIYIDPDIVAQAASRRIKDRSLAVSQEGLHVAA; this is encoded by the exons ATGGCAGAAATATTTCTATTCAGTATTGCAGAAAATGTTTTGGGAAAGATAGGCTCTCTTGCCCATGAAGAAATATGTTTGGCGCGGGGTGTAGAGAGCAATATGAAAAAGCTTGTTGAGAACTTATTATCCATCAAAGCTGTTCTCCTGGATGCCGAGGAGAAGAAGGCACATAACCACGAGCTGCGTATCTGGCTTGGGAGGCTTAAGGATTTCCTCTATGATGCCGAAGACGTGATGGATGAGTTTAATTATCAAGGGCTTCGCAAGCAAGTGGTGAAAGAGTATGGAACCATACAAACCAAGGTACGCAGATTATTCTTTCCAAGCTCAAATCCACTTGCATTCCGTTTCAAAATAGGTCATAAGATTAAGAAGCTTAAGGGGAGACTAGATGATATAGCAGCTCAGAAGTCTAAATTCCATCTCACGGAGCTAGTTACTTATGGCATGGGGGGGCACAGAGAAAGGGAGATGACAGATTCCTTTGTGCGAGCATCAAATATTATTGGAAGAGATGCTGATAAGGAAAAACTCATGGAGTTTCTATTGAAATCAGATGATCAAGCTGCAGGTATAATCTCTGTTATCCCTATTGTTGGAATAGGAGGATTGGGAAAGACTACTCTAGCTAAGATGTTATACAATGATAAGAGAGTAGATGCACATTTTCAACTGAAAATGTGGGCGTGTGTccctgaggatgaatttgacaaGAAGAAGATACTAGTAAAAATGCTCAAGTCCTTAACTGATCAAGATGTTAATAACTTGGATACTGACCAGTTACAAGCTCGCATTCGAGATCAACTAAACGGAAAGAAATTTTTACTTGTCTTGGACGATGTGTCGATAGTCGAACGTATTCGCAGTAAATGGGTTGAGCTGAAAGAATTGTTGGAAGTAGCTGCCAGTGGAAGTCAAGTCATTGTAACAACACGTAATCATAGAGTGTCCGAAATGCTGGGTACTACTGAAGGATACAAGTTAAAAGGTCTTCCACAAGAGGATtgtttgtgtttattgaaaaaatgggcgttcaaagaaggagaagaggagcgCTACCCGTACCTCCTTGAAATTGGGGAGGACATTGTGAAGAAATGTGGAGGGCTTCCTTTGGCGGTGAGGACCTTAGGGACACTGCTCTACTCGAGAAATGAAGAACGGTACTGGAAGTCCATAAGAAATGATGAGATATGGAAACTAAAGCAGGATGAAGGGGATATTTTACCTGCACTAAGACTAACTTATGATCAAATGCCATCTCAATTGAAGCAATGTTTCGCTATTTGTTCTGTCTTTCCAAAAGATTATTTGTTCAACAGTTCTATGTTGGCTCAGTTTTGGATGGCACACGGTCTACTTCAATCTCCAGATGGAAACCAGGAACCTGAATATCTTGGCTTCCAATATGTTAAGGAGTTATACTCAAGATCATTCTTTCAGGATTTTGAGGAATATGGTTATCTTTACGTGTTTACAATGCATGATTTGGTACACGATCTTGCACTCTTGGTTGCTCAAAATGAGTGCTCAACTGTCAATTTTCAAACCAAGAGTATACCTGAAGGTGTGCGCCATCTTTCAATCTCCGATGCAGAAGTTTTATTTGGTGAAGAGGTTCCATGTCTTCCACAAAATCCAAGAAATGTGAGGAGTATTCTTTTCCCATTTGGAGAACCAACAGTTACAAGTGAATCCTCCATTGATGCATGCATCTCTAAGTTCAGGTTTCTAAGGTCGTTGGATCTAAGGTATTCATCATTTGAGTTGTTGCCCAGCTCTATTGGTGACCTGAAACATCTGAGATCTCTTCTCTTGTGCTTCAATCGTAGATTAAATAAAATATCCAACTCAATCTGCAAGCTTCACAATCTACAAACTCTAAACGTATATGGATGCGTAGAACTTGAGGATCTGCCAAGAGATATTCGGAACATGATCAGCCTGAGAACTCTGGATATCACCACGAAACAGAAGAGTTTAACAGCGAATGGAATTGGATGCCTAAAATCTCTCAGAAGTCTGGTTCTGTGCAGATGCACCAATCTTGAATCCCTCTTTGAACCAACAGTACACCTCCCTGCTTTGAGAGTATTGTACATCGACTCTTGTCCTAACTTGGTGTCTTTGTCACACATTCTGAGGAACCTAACTGCATTAGATACATTGATAATTCGGAAATGTATGCACATGGATTTAATGGATGAGGTGGAAGACTGTGGTCAAAAGTTGAAACTTCGGTTGCTAGTGCTAGCTGGTTTGCCACAATTGATTATCTTGCCAAGATGGCTTCAAGGGTCTTCGGAGACTTTGGAATACTTGTGTGTTGGATCTTCTCCCAATTTTTCATCCTTGCCTGAGTGgctgcacaacttcaaatcacTCAAAACGATTGCAGTCGCAGACTGTCCTAGCTTATTGTCTCTACCGGACTCCTTTGGTTGTCTCACAAACCTTAAGGAATTGAAGATTCTAAATTCTCCACAACTAAGTGAAAGATTCCAGCCAGAAATAGGTGAGGAGTGGCCAAAGATTGCCCATGTCCCACACATCTATATAGACCCAGATATTG TTGCTCAGGCAGCATCACGTAGGATCAAGGATCGTAGTCTTGCAGTCTCACAAGAAGGTCTGCACGTCGCTGCCTAA